A genomic segment from Limibacillus halophilus encodes:
- a CDS encoding FAD binding domain-containing protein, whose protein sequence is MKAADFIYHRPDSIDETVGLLDDYAGNARILAGGQSIIPMMNLRLWRPSALIDIERLAELDGIEPRGDDTILGAMVRYRTIETHSLVAERLPLLVRMIHFVGDRQVRNRGTLGGSLMQADPTGEMPLAALTLGAEVTLYSVTGTRTMALEDFFVGSYATAAEPDEVLLKVRYPRHPEHFAFYEVNRRHNDFAIVSVAVVADRGSNGAWQGVRIGLGGVDETPVLAREAMSTAEGSDLSDTVIAEAARVASEFINPATDIRASEAYRRHLTEIYVARAMRDLRDETAVK, encoded by the coding sequence ATGAAAGCTGCCGACTTCATATATCATCGTCCTGATTCCATCGATGAGACCGTCGGCTTGTTAGATGACTATGCAGGTAATGCTCGAATCTTGGCTGGAGGCCAAAGCATCATTCCGATGATGAACCTGCGCCTCTGGAGGCCTTCCGCGCTGATTGACATTGAACGGTTGGCGGAACTGGATGGGATAGAGCCAAGGGGTGACGACACGATCCTTGGTGCGATGGTGCGGTATCGGACGATCGAGACTCACTCGCTCGTCGCGGAGCGGTTGCCATTGTTGGTGCGAATGATCCATTTCGTTGGCGACCGGCAGGTGCGCAATCGCGGCACGCTCGGCGGCAGCCTCATGCAGGCGGATCCGACCGGTGAGATGCCACTGGCAGCGCTTACTCTCGGTGCCGAGGTGACGCTGTATTCGGTGACCGGCACGCGAACTATGGCGCTGGAGGACTTTTTCGTAGGCTCCTATGCGACGGCGGCAGAACCTGATGAAGTTCTGTTAAAAGTCCGCTATCCGCGCCACCCCGAGCACTTCGCGTTTTATGAGGTGAATCGCCGGCATAACGATTTTGCCATCGTTTCCGTTGCCGTTGTCGCCGACCGCGGTTCCAACGGCGCATGGCAGGGCGTGCGTATCGGCCTTGGCGGCGTTGATGAAACACCCGTTCTCGCGCGTGAAGCTATGAGCACTGCCGAGGGGTCCGACCTATCTGATACCGTGATCGCCGAAGCCGCTCGAGTTGCCTCTGAATTCATCAATCCCGCGACAGATATCCGTGCTTCGGAAGCTTACCGAAGGCATTTGACCGAAATTTACGTCGCGCGTGCGATGCGCGATCTCCGCGATGAGACAGCCGTAAAGTGA
- a CDS encoding xanthine dehydrogenase family protein molybdopterin-binding subunit: MNAETKPQAPNTKDQRSTSKASTNRIIGQSLPRKEDDRLLQGGGLFVDDAQFAHQIEMAIARCPFPHARILRINTAAAWQVPGVLEIFTGKEVAERSNPLTVLRPVPGAPALPYFALARDVALHEGQAVVSIAAETRAIAEDALDLLEIDYEPLPHVTDTAKCLDNDAPVLHPELLANNLMAENTDQIGEPDQKCGTAEVVARGRFYNSRVAPLSLETRGVAVYWRAGARMLDVRLSTQVPHLVRKQLAESLRLEESGIRVVASDVGGAYGMKLGAFPEDILASLHAISLGRPVKWIEDRMEYFRASTHGRESIHNMAIAADRDGRIKAIIDDYVTDIGGWNSPFGSAQLSSVTFAGPYKVSDARATRMVVLSNKTPIGAYRGYGQPEVNFALEVLLDRMAGKLGKSPLALRRLNMLQPGDLPWRTASGAVYDIGDYPRTLEMAAAAVDYEAHFAAPRVVRGDGRIKGIGLSSFVERTGYASARFLANRGSQFGAHESVTLRANRSGGVDLYSGVSTFGQGSETAFAQICAQVLGIDYDAVRVHAGDTASSPLNTGAFASRTLIAASGAIKQAAEVMRQKILLIGGMALEQSPANLTIRQMAVCVKNNPTLSVPLADVFKRAITGQGIPNGIEPGLEATAHFEPREASFSFGTAAAVVAVDPQTGEYKVERFVMAHDCGIEVNPMLVEGQVRGALVQGIGAAMNEELRYDAETGQLINGSMMDYFAPMSVDVPPIQLLHTEVPSDVTTFGVRGVGEVGTIPPAAAIANAVCDALRDYQIEISELPITPEKVWRAICTAKQAR, translated from the coding sequence ATGAACGCCGAAACAAAGCCGCAAGCTCCCAATACAAAGGACCAACGCTCGACCTCCAAAGCTTCGACGAACAGGATCATCGGGCAATCGCTACCGAGAAAGGAAGACGACAGGCTGCTTCAGGGAGGTGGGCTGTTCGTAGACGATGCGCAGTTTGCCCATCAGATTGAAATGGCAATCGCCCGGTGCCCCTTTCCGCATGCAAGAATTCTCCGGATAAATACTGCGGCAGCCTGGCAGGTGCCTGGTGTACTGGAGATTTTTACCGGCAAAGAAGTCGCTGAGCGTAGTAATCCGCTTACCGTGTTACGGCCCGTGCCGGGCGCACCGGCACTGCCATACTTTGCTCTGGCGCGCGATGTCGCATTGCATGAAGGCCAGGCTGTTGTATCGATTGCCGCCGAGACGAGGGCAATTGCCGAGGATGCGTTAGATTTGCTCGAGATCGACTATGAGCCGCTTCCTCATGTGACCGACACGGCCAAGTGCCTCGACAACGACGCGCCTGTACTGCATCCGGAATTACTCGCGAACAACCTGATGGCGGAAAACACAGATCAGATCGGTGAGCCGGATCAGAAGTGCGGCACAGCTGAGGTTGTTGCGCGTGGCCGGTTTTATAACAGCCGTGTTGCGCCCCTGTCGTTGGAAACCCGTGGCGTTGCTGTCTATTGGCGCGCTGGAGCACGTATGCTCGACGTTCGCCTCTCGACACAGGTGCCGCACTTGGTGCGCAAGCAACTTGCAGAATCCCTCCGCCTAGAAGAAAGCGGCATTCGTGTTGTTGCATCCGACGTGGGTGGTGCCTACGGCATGAAACTTGGGGCTTTCCCAGAAGATATTTTAGCATCGCTGCACGCTATTTCGCTTGGTCGCCCCGTCAAATGGATCGAAGATCGGATGGAGTATTTTCGTGCCTCCACTCACGGGCGAGAATCAATCCACAACATGGCAATTGCTGCTGACCGAGACGGCCGGATCAAGGCGATCATCGACGATTACGTCACCGATATCGGGGGCTGGAACTCACCTTTCGGATCAGCGCAACTTTCGTCGGTAACTTTCGCGGGCCCCTATAAAGTATCAGATGCACGCGCAACACGGATGGTAGTTCTAAGCAACAAAACGCCGATTGGCGCTTATCGTGGATACGGCCAACCAGAAGTGAATTTTGCTCTGGAGGTTTTGCTCGACCGAATGGCTGGCAAGCTTGGCAAAAGCCCTCTGGCTCTCCGTCGATTAAACATGCTGCAACCGGGAGACCTGCCATGGCGAACTGCGAGTGGCGCGGTCTATGACATAGGAGACTACCCCCGAACGCTTGAAATGGCGGCCGCGGCAGTGGACTACGAAGCTCACTTTGCGGCCCCGCGCGTGGTGCGCGGCGACGGGCGAATAAAAGGGATTGGCCTTTCGTCTTTTGTTGAACGAACCGGCTATGCGTCAGCGCGCTTTCTAGCGAATCGAGGGTCACAATTCGGCGCGCATGAAAGTGTTACTTTGCGGGCAAACCGGTCGGGAGGGGTCGATCTCTACAGTGGTGTGTCGACTTTTGGGCAAGGCAGTGAAACAGCCTTTGCTCAGATTTGTGCGCAGGTATTGGGGATCGATTACGATGCCGTGCGGGTCCACGCGGGGGATACCGCTTCTTCGCCGCTCAATACCGGTGCTTTTGCCTCACGGACCTTGATCGCAGCCTCCGGGGCAATAAAGCAAGCGGCCGAAGTGATGCGGCAAAAGATACTTCTCATTGGCGGCATGGCTTTGGAGCAATCACCTGCCAATTTGACGATTCGGCAAATGGCGGTTTGCGTGAAGAATAATCCTACTCTCTCAGTGCCTTTGGCGGATGTCTTTAAACGAGCAATTACTGGCCAGGGAATCCCGAATGGTATCGAGCCTGGGCTTGAGGCGACGGCTCATTTCGAGCCGCGCGAGGCATCCTTTTCATTCGGCACAGCTGCGGCAGTTGTCGCTGTTGATCCGCAGACCGGGGAATACAAGGTGGAGCGCTTCGTGATGGCACATGATTGCGGCATCGAAGTTAACCCAATGCTAGTTGAGGGGCAGGTTCGCGGCGCGCTTGTGCAGGGGATAGGCGCGGCGATGAATGAGGAACTGCGCTATGACGCTGAAACCGGGCAGCTGATCAACGGCTCGATGATGGATTATTTTGCCCCGATGTCTGTTGATGTTCCACCAATCCAATTGCTTCATACGGAGGTGCCATCGGATGTTACAACCTTCGGTGTCCGGGGCGTCGGTGAGGTTGGGACTATTCCCCCCGCAGCGGCAATAGCCAACGCGGTTTGTGATGCCTTGAGGGACTATCAGATTGAGATTTCGGAATTGCCGATTACCCCTGAGAAGGTTTGGCGCGCAATTTGCACCGCCAAGCAAGCGCGTTAG
- a CDS encoding PEP/pyruvate-binding domain-containing protein codes for MLWLDDPASIENPILGGKFSSLAKSTADGLAVPLGFGITTHAYRDFMEAAGLTAEARKVQKVCAGLPPEKISAETAGLIEQIIRTPLPERLEKVVQESYARLSERTGIKDVPVAVRSSGESEDLAGASFAGQYETYLWISGIESVIGHMRRCWAGMFSDAVLSYQHDGKTIMDQGDFAICVGVQQMVQARAAGVMFTLDPITGDRSKVAIEACWGLGEGVVKGDITPSQFIADKVQLTLLKKSISIQPEEYRFDSESGVVGLFPIEQARQAVPCLSDAESVGLATLAKQIEKDRGAPQDIEWAIDQDGQIAVLQVRPETVWSNKAAKPTMKVASPINHVLMRMSGGKAWS; via the coding sequence GTGCTGTGGCTGGATGACCCAGCGTCAATAGAGAATCCGATTCTTGGCGGGAAGTTCTCCAGCTTGGCTAAGTCGACAGCGGATGGCTTGGCGGTGCCACTAGGATTTGGAATCACCACGCATGCGTACCGCGACTTCATGGAGGCTGCCGGACTAACAGCGGAGGCCCGGAAGGTGCAAAAGGTTTGTGCAGGTTTGCCGCCTGAGAAAATCAGCGCCGAAACTGCAGGTTTGATTGAGCAGATCATCAGGACTCCACTCCCGGAGAGATTGGAGAAGGTGGTCCAAGAATCTTATGCACGGTTATCCGAGCGGACAGGGATCAAGGATGTTCCTGTTGCGGTGCGATCCAGTGGTGAGTCTGAAGATCTAGCGGGCGCTAGCTTCGCCGGCCAGTACGAAACATATCTTTGGATATCAGGCATTGAATCTGTGATTGGGCATATGCGTCGGTGCTGGGCCGGGATGTTTAGTGACGCCGTTTTGTCATACCAGCACGATGGAAAAACGATCATGGACCAAGGTGATTTTGCTATCTGTGTTGGTGTGCAACAGATGGTGCAAGCCCGGGCAGCCGGCGTGATGTTCACACTTGATCCAATTACTGGCGATCGCTCCAAAGTCGCGATTGAGGCCTGCTGGGGTTTGGGAGAGGGCGTGGTCAAAGGCGACATAACGCCTTCGCAATTCATTGCAGATAAAGTGCAACTCACGTTGTTAAAGAAGTCTATTTCCATCCAACCGGAAGAGTACAGGTTTGATTCGGAAAGTGGTGTGGTCGGTCTTTTCCCAATTGAGCAAGCCCGTCAGGCGGTGCCCTGCCTAAGTGATGCAGAGTCCGTTGGACTTGCTACGCTGGCAAAGCAAATCGAGAAGGATCGGGGGGCGCCGCAGGACATCGAGTGGGCGATCGACCAGGACGGTCAGATCGCGGTCTTACAGGTTCGTCCGGAGACTGTCTGGAGCAACAAAGCCGCGAAGCCGACCATGAAAGTTGCCTCGCCGATCAATCATGTTCTCATGCGGATGTCGGGTGGGAAGGCCTGGTCATGA
- a CDS encoding alpha/beta fold hydrolase, with amino-acid sequence MKVQIAGKSQYVEANGLRHHLLTYGNAGAPAVFMLPGITSPAATADFLAIRIAALGFTVYVPDIRGRGQTEIAPPGGYRLSDYAADVHGLIRALGLHKPVIIGHSMGARIAAAYATTYAMEDHGLLVLVDPPVCGPGRGGYPTSLESFMTQLKEAKAGTTLDEVRRFYPKWPERELQLRIEVLPQCDETAVRESHAGFETENFFPYWERITQPAVLIYGGNSPVVTREGAADLARANPTIRLYCVREAGHMIPWDNEAGFFQTLEPILADAKS; translated from the coding sequence ATGAAAGTTCAGATCGCCGGGAAGTCGCAGTATGTCGAAGCCAATGGCTTAAGGCACCATTTGCTAACCTATGGTAATGCTGGAGCGCCCGCGGTCTTCATGCTGCCGGGTATAACCAGCCCTGCGGCGACAGCTGATTTCCTTGCCATCAGAATTGCGGCGCTCGGGTTCACGGTATATGTGCCTGACATCCGCGGTCGAGGGCAAACCGAAATAGCACCCCCAGGGGGTTATCGCTTGTCGGATTACGCTGCAGATGTTCATGGGCTAATCAGAGCGCTCGGATTGCACAAACCGGTGATTATAGGCCATTCGATGGGCGCGCGGATCGCAGCAGCCTATGCGACGACCTATGCAATGGAAGATCACGGTTTGCTCGTTCTCGTGGATCCCCCCGTTTGTGGTCCCGGACGAGGCGGGTATCCGACCAGTCTCGAAAGCTTCATGACACAACTGAAAGAGGCGAAAGCTGGCACTACGCTCGATGAGGTCCGCCGTTTCTATCCGAAATGGCCGGAGCGCGAACTGCAGCTTCGTATCGAGGTGCTGCCGCAATGTGATGAAACGGCGGTTCGTGAATCCCACGCGGGCTTTGAGACGGAAAATTTTTTCCCGTACTGGGAAAGAATCACACAACCTGCCGTGTTGATTTACGGCGGCAACAGTCCGGTAGTTACCCGCGAGGGGGCTGCCGATTTGGCGCGAGCCAATCCAACAATTCGTCTCTATTGCGTGCGAGAGGCCGGCCACATGATCCCCTGGGACAATGAGGCGGGCTTCTTTCAAACACTCGAACCAATCTTGGCGGACGCAAAGTCGTAA
- a CDS encoding PEP-utilizing enzyme: protein MPKPVNSFKSPFEVETPSGAEGWESLYRYYALISEDRREFEESKFWFFDGMHNPDPLYPFDTIMTENWWVAVSQMSSRVWALPPALGIDHRIINGYLYVSPNAVTDPAKIAERQEYFTKRAGHYFENWDEIFENWKVKAMDCIDRLREMEFKPLPEYEPEESVTSHKGTYSSLEMLRDYSRLIENMLEMGSYHFEMLNLGYGAYLTYREFCQSVFPGIADQTITDMVSGIDILLFRPDDELRKLAQLAVDLGVGDTILPNRQPDEVIADLANSNAGKQWLASLEEAKDPWFWFSTGSGYCHADPVWMTDLRLPFTAMRGYINAIRSGEDVRRPLDQILEKRARVTEEYRGHLPTDEDREAFDSLLELARKVFPFVEDHNFYVEHLHHSIFWSKVRELGNVFVAHKFFDSKEDIFYLHRHEIYDALYDLMIGWAVGTQPRGEFYWKPIIAERRQIRDNLAKWTPPPALGTPPETITEPLTIMLWGITQETIEEWLGVDPNSASELRGVAASAGKVSGKARVITDPSHLYNIVDGEILVCRVTAPSWAPIFPRIRAAVSDVGGMMAHTAIVSREYGLPAVVGTGFATARIKTGDMIEVDGNIGLVRILEEQAG from the coding sequence ATGCCTAAACCAGTGAATTCCTTCAAAAGCCCATTCGAGGTCGAGACGCCAAGTGGGGCCGAGGGGTGGGAGAGCCTCTACCGGTATTATGCCCTGATAAGCGAAGATCGTCGGGAGTTTGAGGAGTCTAAGTTCTGGTTCTTCGATGGAATGCATAATCCCGACCCGTTGTATCCATTTGATACAATCATGACCGAGAATTGGTGGGTGGCGGTCAGTCAAATGTCCAGCCGGGTATGGGCACTTCCTCCTGCTTTGGGTATCGATCACCGAATCATCAACGGTTATCTCTATGTCAGCCCGAACGCGGTCACTGACCCAGCGAAGATCGCCGAACGGCAAGAGTATTTTACCAAGCGTGCCGGCCATTATTTCGAGAACTGGGACGAAATTTTCGAGAATTGGAAGGTCAAGGCGATGGACTGTATCGATCGCCTGCGAGAGATGGAGTTCAAGCCACTCCCGGAATACGAACCCGAGGAAAGCGTTACCTCCCACAAAGGTACTTATTCGTCGCTTGAAATGCTCCGCGACTACAGTCGCTTAATCGAGAATATGCTCGAAATGGGCTCGTATCATTTCGAGATGCTGAACCTCGGTTATGGTGCCTATCTAACCTATCGGGAGTTCTGCCAGAGCGTATTTCCGGGTATCGCCGACCAGACCATAACCGACATGGTTTCTGGCATCGATATCCTGTTATTTAGGCCGGATGACGAGCTACGCAAACTCGCGCAGCTCGCTGTCGACTTGGGAGTAGGCGATACCATCCTTCCGAACCGTCAACCTGACGAAGTTATTGCCGATTTGGCGAACAGTAACGCCGGTAAGCAGTGGTTGGCTTCCCTGGAGGAGGCAAAAGATCCGTGGTTCTGGTTCTCGACGGGTTCAGGCTATTGTCACGCCGATCCGGTTTGGATGACCGATCTCAGGCTGCCCTTCACCGCAATGCGCGGCTATATCAACGCAATCCGCAGTGGTGAAGATGTGCGGCGCCCACTGGACCAGATACTGGAGAAACGAGCGCGGGTCACAGAAGAGTATCGCGGGCACCTACCTACAGATGAAGATCGCGAGGCTTTTGATAGCTTGCTTGAGCTGGCTCGCAAGGTGTTCCCGTTCGTAGAGGATCACAATTTTTATGTCGAGCACCTGCATCATTCCATTTTCTGGTCGAAGGTGCGCGAGTTGGGGAATGTTTTTGTCGCCCACAAGTTCTTCGATTCGAAGGAAGACATTTTCTACCTTCATCGCCATGAAATTTACGATGCGCTTTACGATTTAATGATCGGTTGGGCTGTCGGAACACAGCCGAGGGGCGAGTTTTACTGGAAACCAATAATCGCCGAGAGACGCCAAATTCGTGACAACCTGGCAAAATGGACGCCGCCGCCAGCGTTGGGTACGCCGCCCGAAACAATTACCGAGCCGCTCACGATTATGCTGTGGGGTATCACGCAGGAAACCATTGAGGAATGGCTTGGCGTAGATCCGAACAGCGCTTCCGAGCTGCGTGGCGTTGCAGCCTCTGCCGGTAAGGTATCCGGCAAAGCGCGAGTGATCACCGATCCGTCACACCTGTACAATATCGTTGACGGCGAAATTTTGGTTTGCCGCGTTACGGCTCCAAGCTGGGCACCAATCTTTCCGCGCATCCGCGCAGCTGTCTCGGATGTCGGTGGCATGATGGCGCATACCGCGATCGTGTCACGCGAATACGGATTGCCAGCCGTTGTCGGCACAGGTTTTGCCACCGCTCGAATCAAAACCGGCGATATGATCGAGGTCGACGGCAACATTGGCTTGGTGCGAATTCTGGAGGAACAGGCTGGATGA
- a CDS encoding leucyl aminopeptidase: MDLMSLTEICLHQLTMSGVHEGEKVVVLSQGSERLDYADAFMAAGQRLGAKMYNMRLPMPVAGSGNWEVGVNGLSSNPEAVEALKQADMLIDLMFLLFSKEQMAIQAAGTRVLTAVEPASLLARLLPTKELRERVEIGAEILSKAKVMRITSPHGTDVTYQLGVYPTISEYGCTDEPGRWDHWPAAFVFTGASDDGVDGQIVVAPGDVLLPFNAYARDPITYTIEKGLITDIRGGLDADLVKSYMESFKDPRGYGMSHVGWGLDHRAQWHGLTNFPGGMGMELRSFYGNVMFSTGPNNELGGPNDTACHLDIPMRHCSLYLDDEPIVIDGDIAVEEMRHLPA; this comes from the coding sequence ATGGATCTGATGTCACTGACTGAGATATGCCTTCATCAGTTGACCATGAGCGGAGTTCATGAGGGCGAAAAGGTAGTCGTGCTGTCCCAGGGCAGCGAGCGCCTGGACTATGCGGATGCGTTTATGGCGGCGGGCCAACGGCTTGGCGCGAAGATGTATAACATGCGCCTGCCGATGCCGGTCGCTGGGTCTGGCAACTGGGAAGTCGGTGTAAACGGTCTTTCCAGTAATCCCGAAGCCGTAGAAGCGCTCAAGCAGGCAGATATGTTGATTGACCTTATGTTTCTCCTGTTTTCAAAGGAGCAGATGGCAATCCAGGCGGCGGGAACCCGTGTGTTGACGGCAGTTGAGCCGGCATCGTTGCTGGCCCGTCTTCTGCCTACCAAAGAGCTTCGCGAGCGGGTTGAAATAGGTGCAGAGATATTGTCGAAGGCAAAGGTGATGCGGATCACTAGCCCGCACGGCACCGACGTGACCTATCAGTTAGGCGTTTACCCAACGATCAGCGAATATGGTTGCACCGATGAACCGGGTCGCTGGGATCACTGGCCTGCCGCTTTCGTCTTCACTGGCGCGTCGGATGATGGTGTGGACGGCCAGATCGTCGTGGCGCCGGGCGATGTACTGTTGCCGTTTAACGCGTATGCACGCGATCCAATCACTTACACGATTGAGAAAGGGCTCATAACCGATATCCGGGGCGGCCTCGATGCAGATCTTGTCAAATCCTATATGGAAAGTTTCAAGGACCCTCGGGGCTATGGGATGAGCCATGTCGGATGGGGACTTGATCATCGCGCGCAGTGGCATGGGCTAACAAATTTCCCCGGCGGCATGGGGATGGAACTGCGTAGCTTCTACGGCAATGTGATGTTCTCTACGGGCCCTAATAACGAACTTGGAGGGCCAAACGATACAGCCTGCCATCTGGATATTCCGATGCGGCATTGCTCTCTCTACCTCGACGACGAACCGATCGTTATTGATGGCGACATTGCGGTAGAGGAAATGCGGCACCTGCCAGCCTAA
- a CDS encoding maleate cis-trans isomerase family protein, producing the protein MKRVGLIVPSSNTTMETEIPALLRQSASWDFPGFTFHSSRARLHTVDVQSLSRMVDDGDRCAAELGDADVDVIAYACLVALMSRGAGAHKRIEAKLGEVVLGDRGKGVPIVSSAGALVRTLDALGLRKVALVAPYMPELTKMVIAYIEAAGVTVTNSVSLSISNNLAVGRLDPLNLPEHVAKLDLSGVDGLILSACVQMPSLPAVQMVQDKIGLPVITAATCTTREILLALGLDPIVPNAGAALGTQSTGVISKAKVSA; encoded by the coding sequence ATGAAACGAGTTGGCCTGATAGTACCGAGTTCGAACACGACAATGGAAACGGAAATTCCAGCACTCTTGCGCCAGAGTGCTTCGTGGGATTTTCCGGGTTTTACTTTCCACTCCAGCCGCGCGCGGCTCCACACGGTAGATGTCCAATCCTTGTCACGCATGGTCGATGACGGCGATCGATGCGCGGCGGAACTGGGTGACGCCGACGTGGATGTGATTGCTTACGCTTGTCTTGTTGCCTTGATGTCGCGCGGAGCAGGTGCTCACAAGAGGATTGAGGCAAAACTTGGCGAGGTCGTCCTCGGAGATCGGGGAAAGGGTGTCCCGATCGTGTCCAGCGCCGGTGCGTTGGTGCGCACGCTTGATGCGCTTGGGCTCCGGAAGGTCGCTTTGGTGGCCCCTTATATGCCGGAGCTCACCAAGATGGTAATCGCCTACATTGAGGCGGCGGGCGTAACGGTCACCAATAGTGTAAGCCTCTCAATATCAAACAATTTGGCGGTTGGTCGACTTGATCCACTGAATTTGCCCGAGCACGTGGCAAAGCTTGATCTTTCCGGCGTGGATGGCTTGATCCTCTCCGCCTGTGTACAGATGCCATCCTTGCCCGCCGTACAGATGGTCCAGGACAAAATCGGCCTGCCGGTTATTACAGCCGCGACCTGTACGACCCGTGAAATCCTATTGGCCTTGGGGTTGGACCCGATCGTGCCCAACGCAGGGGCAGCGCTTGGCACCCAGTCAACCGGAGTCATTAGCAAGGCAAAGGTATCGGCATGA
- a CDS encoding CoxG family protein, with protein sequence MKFVQEFVVAENAETLWAFFERPDQVAQCMPGVEQIEVIDQDTFKVLVTQRVGPISATFESKVRIIEKIEGCSIGFTATGRAVRGAVGNFRSESIVRLHPEGADTRISVDCEAALAGILGSIGQKVIAKQAEKLAGEFAHNLQQRLMGGGENYQPTAAAPRKIGTGARVASTVAAPSYGPVVSNGWSKVAAALAAANVALSLVIISVLL encoded by the coding sequence ATGAAATTCGTTCAGGAATTTGTCGTTGCAGAGAATGCGGAAACGCTTTGGGCTTTTTTTGAGCGGCCTGACCAAGTTGCCCAATGCATGCCAGGTGTCGAACAGATTGAAGTGATTGATCAGGACACCTTCAAAGTGCTCGTGACGCAGCGCGTTGGACCTATCTCGGCGACCTTCGAATCAAAGGTTCGCATTATCGAAAAAATCGAGGGCTGCAGCATTGGATTCACGGCGACGGGCAGGGCAGTTCGCGGCGCGGTAGGGAACTTTCGCTCCGAAAGTATCGTTCGTCTCCATCCGGAGGGTGCAGACACGCGTATCAGTGTTGACTGTGAAGCCGCATTGGCGGGAATTCTAGGCAGTATCGGGCAAAAGGTCATTGCCAAACAGGCCGAGAAGCTTGCTGGAGAGTTCGCCCACAACCTCCAACAGCGCCTTATGGGTGGTGGCGAGAACTACCAACCTACCGCGGCAGCACCGCGCAAGATTGGAACTGGAGCACGAGTGGCTTCTACGGTCGCGGCACCGTCTTACGGACCAGTCGTCTCCAACGGTTGGAGCAAAGTCGCTGCAGCACTGGCAGCCGCAAACGTCGCGCTCAGCTTGGTGATCATTTCTGTTCTCTTGTGA
- a CDS encoding (2Fe-2S)-binding protein translates to MISRTNQTEVSFTVNGELIAESAPVRMHAADFLRQKLGLTGTHIGCEQGVCGMCTITVDGQVVKSCLMLAVQLDGRNVCTVEALSEGNRLSLLQESFKRHHALQCGFCTPAFLCVAKSLESHGRVLSKEEIREEIAGVLCRCTGYEGIVNAIEEYLTAALDAGANQKEAEA, encoded by the coding sequence ATGATCTCGAGAACAAATCAAACCGAAGTATCCTTCACTGTAAATGGCGAACTTATTGCCGAATCAGCCCCTGTGCGAATGCATGCTGCGGATTTTCTGCGGCAAAAACTTGGCCTTACCGGCACCCATATCGGATGCGAGCAAGGTGTTTGCGGTATGTGTACGATTACTGTCGACGGTCAGGTCGTAAAGTCGTGCCTGATGCTTGCAGTGCAGTTGGATGGCAGGAACGTTTGCACTGTTGAGGCGCTATCCGAAGGCAACCGATTGAGTTTGCTGCAAGAATCGTTCAAGCGCCACCACGCGCTGCAATGTGGGTTTTGCACGCCGGCTTTCCTGTGCGTGGCCAAATCGCTGGAGAGCCACGGCCGCGTTCTTTCCAAAGAGGAGATTAGAGAAGAAATCGCCGGTGTACTGTGCCGCTGTACTGGGTACGAGGGCATAGTAAACGCCATTGAGGAATACCTTACTGCTGCCTTGGATGCGGGCGCCAATCAAAAGGAAGCTGAGGCATGA
- a CDS encoding isochorismatase family protein: MSSARQEDIYRTAGFGVAGQRGCFPAILVVDFSYGFTDPIYPTAADMSAEIEATKELINIGRAMRFPIVFTTISYTPGELEMLPWLRKATGMASLVAGSRLVEIDQRLEPRATEPIIIKHGASAFHGTNLAAMLNGAGVDTVIVTGATTSGCVRASVVDAVQYGFNVLVPEGCVADRSKPPHDANLFDIQQKYADVVQVSEAMNYLRSCGNQRTSTR, translated from the coding sequence ATGTCTAGTGCGAGGCAAGAAGATATCTATCGAACGGCTGGCTTTGGAGTCGCTGGCCAACGAGGTTGCTTCCCTGCAATCCTCGTCGTCGATTTCTCATACGGATTCACCGATCCGATTTACCCGACAGCTGCGGATATGAGCGCTGAAATCGAGGCGACGAAGGAGCTGATCAATATCGGAAGGGCGATGCGGTTCCCTATAGTTTTCACAACGATTTCCTACACGCCTGGAGAGCTTGAAATGCTCCCCTGGCTTCGCAAGGCAACTGGCATGGCGTCTCTAGTTGCTGGGTCGCGATTGGTAGAAATTGACCAGCGGCTGGAGCCACGCGCGACCGAACCGATAATCATCAAGCACGGGGCATCGGCCTTCCACGGAACCAATCTCGCCGCAATGCTAAACGGTGCGGGGGTGGACACGGTAATCGTTACCGGCGCGACAACGAGCGGATGTGTGCGCGCCAGCGTGGTCGATGCCGTGCAATACGGGTTCAACGTACTGGTACCCGAAGGTTGCGTTGCGGATCGCTCGAAGCCGCCACACGATGCCAACCTATTCGATATACAGCAAAAATACGCTGATGTGGTGCAAGTATCGGAGGCAATGAATTACCTTCGGTCGTGCGGCAACCAAAGAACAAGCACCCGATGA